The proteins below are encoded in one region of Sphingobium yanoikuyae:
- a CDS encoding DUF3297 family protein, translating to MSDTPPDHLSTNPRSPHFDMEVLQRGIGIRFKGRERKDVEEYSISEGWIRVAAGKTRDRHGNPLTIKLSGEVEAWFENPAEGAESDKAADAE from the coding sequence ATGAGCGACACGCCCCCCGACCATCTGTCCACCAACCCGCGCAGCCCCCATTTCGACATGGAGGTGCTGCAGCGCGGCATCGGCATCCGTTTCAAGGGCCGCGAGCGCAAGGATGTGGAAGAATATTCGATTTCCGAGGGCTGGATTCGCGTTGCCGCCGGCAAGACCCGCGACCGTCACGGCAACCCGCTGACCATCAAGCTGTCGGGTGAAGTCGAGGCCTGGTTCGAAAACCCGGCCGAAGGCGCCGAGAGCGACAAGGCCGCCGACGCCGAATAA
- a CDS encoding DUF350 domain-containing protein, whose amino-acid sequence MSDPTPVIQSLLSGLPILLLHLACATLVWAAAMAVYMWITPHDEFKLIRAGNEAAAISLGGASVGLAVPLAFCLAGSVNVWDVVIWGSVTLVLQLIAFRLVDLLLGSLSGRIEANERSAAIFLAMMKAAVACLTAAAVAG is encoded by the coding sequence ATGAGCGATCCTACACCCGTCATCCAGAGCCTGTTGTCGGGCCTGCCGATCCTGCTGCTCCACCTCGCCTGCGCCACCTTGGTCTGGGCGGCCGCCATGGCGGTCTATATGTGGATAACCCCGCACGACGAGTTCAAGCTGATCCGCGCCGGCAATGAGGCGGCCGCCATTTCGCTGGGCGGCGCCTCCGTCGGCCTCGCCGTGCCGCTGGCCTTCTGCCTCGCCGGATCGGTCAATGTCTGGGATGTCGTCATCTGGGGCAGCGTCACGCTGGTGCTGCAACTCATTGCCTTTCGCCTGGTAGACCTGTTGCTGGGATCGCTGTCGGGCCGGATCGAGGCGAATGAGCGTTCCGCCGCGATCTTCCTGGCGATGATGAAGGCCGCTGTCGCCTGCCTGACGGCTGCGGCCGTGGCGGGCTGA
- a CDS encoding SAM-dependent methyltransferase, with product MKIFDRVLRRLVTKGQLTVFYADGRSVTVGSPDPDLPPLALRFLDKRVPLDIVKDPRLGMAEAYIDGRVAIEGGGIMEFVSMIRQNNAWENGKSIDAKGPVQRALKTVRRKLWKANHRSRSKANVAHHYDLSGALYALFLDRDRQYSCAYFPDAENEAGISLEQAQEDKKAHIAAKLYLKPGMKVLDIGCGWGGMALYLHKHFGVDVTGITLSEEQLKVARQRAIDAGVADHVRFELIDYRDIEGPFDRIVSVGMFEHVGTADYRVFYNKCRDLLTPDGVMLIHTIGRVDGPGITDTFTTKYIFPGGYIPALSEMVAGSEGTRLMITDVEVLRIHYGLTIRDWYKRTMAHKADIVALYDERFFRLWTFYLAGAATVFEHGSMVNFQVQYVRDRRALPITRDYMIEAETALRGR from the coding sequence ATGAAGATTTTCGACCGCGTTCTGAGACGTCTTGTCACCAAGGGTCAGTTGACCGTTTTCTATGCCGACGGCCGTAGCGTTACCGTCGGTTCGCCCGATCCCGACCTGCCCCCGCTGGCGCTGCGCTTCCTCGACAAGCGCGTCCCCCTCGACATCGTCAAGGATCCGCGCCTGGGCATGGCCGAGGCCTATATCGATGGCCGGGTGGCGATCGAGGGCGGCGGCATCATGGAGTTCGTGTCCATGATCCGCCAGAACAACGCCTGGGAAAATGGCAAGTCGATCGACGCCAAGGGGCCGGTGCAGCGCGCGCTGAAGACGGTGCGCCGCAAGCTGTGGAAGGCCAATCATCGCAGCCGGTCCAAGGCCAATGTCGCCCATCATTATGACCTGTCGGGCGCGCTCTACGCCCTCTTCCTCGACCGCGACCGGCAATATAGCTGCGCCTATTTCCCCGATGCGGAGAATGAGGCGGGGATCAGCCTGGAACAGGCGCAGGAAGACAAGAAGGCGCATATCGCCGCCAAGCTCTACCTGAAGCCGGGCATGAAGGTGCTGGACATTGGCTGCGGCTGGGGCGGCATGGCGCTGTACCTGCACAAGCATTTCGGTGTCGACGTGACCGGCATCACCCTGTCGGAAGAGCAGTTGAAGGTCGCGCGCCAGCGGGCGATCGATGCCGGAGTCGCCGACCATGTCCGGTTCGAACTGATCGACTATCGCGACATCGAAGGGCCGTTCGACCGGATCGTGTCGGTCGGCATGTTCGAACATGTCGGCACCGCCGACTATCGCGTCTTCTACAACAAATGCCGCGACCTGCTGACGCCCGACGGCGTGATGCTGATCCACACCATCGGCCGGGTCGATGGCCCCGGCATCACCGACACCTTCACCACCAAATATATCTTCCCCGGCGGCTATATCCCCGCTTTGTCGGAAATGGTGGCGGGCAGCGAAGGCACGCGGCTGATGATCACCGACGTGGAGGTGCTGCGCATCCATTATGGCCTCACCATCCGCGACTGGTACAAGCGGACCATGGCGCACAAGGCGGATATCGTCGCCCTCTATGACGAGCGCTTCTTCCGTCTGTGGACCTTCTATCTGGCGGGCGCGGCGACCGTGTTCGAACATGGGTCGATGGTCAATTTCCAGGTCCAATATGTGCGCGATCGCCGCGCCTTGCCGATCACTCGCGACTATATGATCGAGGCAGAGACGGCGCTGCGCGGACGCTGA
- a CDS encoding TCR/Tet family MFS transporter — protein MTAPAHPRRTAAIAFILVTALLDVMSMGIVIPVLPQLIETLSGSSTSAGLWNGLFVALWAAMQFLCSPVIGSLSDRFGRRPVILISVAGLALDYVLMALAPNLWWLALGRILAGITSSSFTSTFAYMADITPPEGRARGYGLIGAAFSAGFVAGPLLGGVLGEISHRAPFWAAAGLSGLAFLYGLVVLPESLAPEKRMAFSWRRANPFGALQLLRSHPELSSLAIVNFLLYFAHHLFSAVFVLYAGDRYGWGAWQVGTLLAMVGLLDMAVQGLLVGPVVKRLGDRTTMVVGLGFGAVGIAAMGLAPTGWLFVAAMFPNALWGLAMPTIQSLMTQRVSESEQGQLQGANNSVGAIAGIVSPLFFGAVYSASVGTRPILPFIGSAFLIAALVLAGAALLGRAAGRKQDGPAPA, from the coding sequence ATGACCGCCCCCGCCCATCCGCGCCGCACCGCCGCCATCGCCTTCATCCTGGTGACGGCGCTGCTCGACGTCATGTCGATGGGCATCGTCATTCCGGTGCTGCCGCAGCTGATCGAGACATTGTCCGGCTCCAGCACCAGCGCGGGCTTGTGGAACGGCCTGTTCGTCGCGCTTTGGGCGGCAATGCAGTTTCTCTGCTCGCCGGTGATCGGTTCGCTGTCCGATCGCTTCGGGCGCCGGCCGGTGATCCTGATCTCGGTCGCGGGGCTGGCGCTCGACTATGTGCTGATGGCGCTGGCGCCCAATCTCTGGTGGCTGGCGCTGGGCCGGATCCTTGCCGGCATCACCTCGTCCAGCTTCACCTCCACCTTCGCCTATATGGCCGACATCACCCCGCCAGAGGGCCGGGCGCGCGGCTATGGCCTGATCGGCGCGGCGTTCAGCGCGGGCTTCGTCGCCGGGCCGCTGCTGGGCGGGGTGCTGGGCGAGATCTCGCACCGCGCCCCCTTCTGGGCTGCGGCGGGCCTATCCGGCCTCGCCTTCCTCTATGGCCTCGTCGTTCTGCCGGAATCGCTCGCCCCGGAAAAGCGCATGGCGTTCAGCTGGCGCCGCGCCAATCCTTTCGGCGCGCTGCAATTGCTGCGCTCGCACCCCGAATTGTCGAGCCTCGCGATCGTCAATTTCCTCCTCTATTTCGCTCATCATCTCTTCTCGGCCGTGTTCGTCCTCTATGCCGGCGACCGCTATGGCTGGGGCGCCTGGCAGGTCGGCACCCTACTGGCGATGGTCGGCCTGCTCGACATGGCGGTGCAGGGCCTGCTGGTCGGCCCGGTGGTGAAGCGACTGGGCGATCGCACGACGATGGTCGTGGGCCTTGGCTTCGGCGCGGTCGGCATCGCCGCCATGGGCCTGGCGCCGACAGGCTGGCTGTTCGTCGCCGCCATGTTCCCCAACGCGCTCTGGGGCCTCGCCATGCCGACCATCCAGTCGCTGATGACGCAGCGCGTCTCCGAAAGCGAACAGGGCCAGTTGCAGGGCGCCAACAACAGTGTCGGCGCGATCGCCGGCATCGTCTCCCCGCTCTTCTTCGGTGCGGTCTATTCCGCCTCGGTCGGCACCCGCCCGATCCTGCCCTTCATCGGCAGCGCCTTCCTGATCGCGGCGCTGGTGCTGGCCGGCGCCGCCTTGCTCGGCCGCGCAGCGGGACGCAAACAGGATGGTCCTGCGCCGGCCTAG
- a CDS encoding VOC family protein yields MPVLGMGGLFFRARDPAALSAWYRTHLGVGGGCSADPDIPAVNEYVWQTLGGPMVFSPFKQDSDYFAADKSFMINLRVSDLDGLLADLRAADVEAITKPEWDHPDVGRFARIHDPEGNAIELWEPPTPAA; encoded by the coding sequence ATGCCGGTCCTGGGAATGGGCGGACTTTTCTTTCGCGCACGCGATCCGGCTGCGCTGTCCGCCTGGTATCGCACCCATCTGGGCGTCGGCGGCGGATGCAGCGCCGATCCCGACATTCCGGCGGTCAACGAATATGTCTGGCAGACGCTGGGCGGACCGATGGTCTTTTCGCCGTTCAAGCAGGACAGCGACTATTTCGCCGCCGACAAGAGCTTCATGATCAATCTGCGCGTGTCCGATCTCGACGGGCTGCTGGCGGACTTGCGCGCGGCGGACGTTGAGGCCATCACCAAGCCCGAATGGGATCATCCCGATGTCGGGCGCTTTGCCCGCATCCATGATCCCGAGGGCAATGCCATCGAATTGTGGGAACCGCCCACCCCCGCCGCCTGA
- the guaA gene encoding glutamine-hydrolyzing GMP synthase yields the protein MTLPLQDSILIVDFGSQVTQLIARRVREAGVYSEIAPFTQAQAAFDRMKPKGIILSGSPAGVPEEGSPRAPQALFDAGVPILGICYGQQVMSHQLGGEVRPGHETGEGGEFGRAFLTVTEPCALFDGLWEVGERHQVWMSHGDKVTKFAPGFKIVAVSDGAPFAVIADEERKFYGTQFHPEVVHTPDGGKLIANFVRHVCGLAGDWTMAEFRQVKIAEIREQVGTGRVICGLSGGVDSAVAAVLIHEAIGDQLTCVFVDHGLMRLGEAEQVVSLFREHYGIKLVHVNAEERFLGGLAGLTDPEKKRKFIGGEFIAVFEEEAAKIGGADFLAQGTLYPDVIESVSFTGGPSVTIKSHHNVGGLPERMNMKLVEPLRELFKDEVRVLGKELGLPDIFVGRHPFPGPGLAIRIPGEVTKERCDILRKADFIYLEEIRNAGLYDAIWQAFAVLLPVRTVGVMGDYRTYDSVCAVRAVTSTDGMTADIYPFDAAFLSRVATRIINEVKGINRVVYDYTSKPPGTIEWE from the coding sequence ATGACGCTGCCCCTTCAGGATTCCATCCTTATCGTGGACTTCGGCAGCCAGGTGACTCAGCTCATCGCCCGGCGCGTGCGCGAAGCCGGCGTCTATTCCGAGATCGCCCCCTTCACCCAGGCCCAGGCCGCGTTCGACCGCATGAAGCCCAAGGGCATCATCCTGTCCGGTTCGCCCGCCGGCGTGCCGGAGGAAGGCAGCCCGCGTGCGCCGCAGGCCCTGTTCGACGCCGGCGTGCCGATCCTGGGCATCTGCTACGGCCAGCAGGTGATGAGCCATCAGTTGGGCGGCGAAGTGCGCCCCGGTCACGAAACCGGCGAAGGCGGCGAATTTGGCCGCGCCTTCCTGACCGTGACCGAACCCTGCGCCCTGTTCGACGGGCTGTGGGAAGTCGGCGAACGGCATCAGGTGTGGATGAGCCATGGTGACAAGGTCACGAAATTCGCGCCCGGCTTCAAGATCGTGGCCGTGTCGGACGGCGCGCCCTTCGCGGTGATCGCCGACGAGGAACGGAAATTCTACGGTACGCAGTTCCACCCCGAAGTCGTGCATACGCCCGACGGTGGCAAGCTGATCGCCAATTTCGTCCGCCATGTCTGCGGCCTCGCCGGCGACTGGACCATGGCCGAGTTCCGGCAGGTCAAGATCGCCGAGATTCGCGAACAGGTCGGCACCGGCCGGGTCATCTGTGGCCTGTCGGGCGGCGTCGACAGCGCGGTGGCCGCCGTGCTCATCCATGAAGCGATCGGCGACCAGCTGACCTGCGTGTTCGTCGATCATGGCCTGATGCGCCTGGGCGAAGCCGAGCAGGTGGTCAGCCTGTTCCGCGAACATTATGGCATCAAGCTCGTTCATGTGAACGCCGAGGAGCGCTTCCTGGGCGGCCTCGCCGGCCTCACCGACCCGGAAAAGAAGCGCAAGTTCATCGGCGGCGAATTCATCGCCGTGTTCGAGGAGGAAGCCGCCAAGATCGGCGGCGCCGATTTCCTGGCGCAGGGCACCCTCTATCCCGACGTCATCGAATCGGTCAGCTTCACCGGTGGTCCTTCGGTCACGATCAAGTCGCACCATAATGTCGGCGGCTTGCCCGAACGCATGAACATGAAGCTGGTCGAGCCGCTGCGCGAACTGTTCAAGGACGAAGTGCGCGTGCTGGGCAAGGAACTGGGCCTGCCTGACATCTTCGTCGGCCGCCATCCCTTCCCGGGGCCGGGCCTGGCCATCCGCATCCCCGGCGAAGTCACCAAGGAACGTTGCGACATATTGCGCAAGGCCGACTTCATCTATCTGGAGGAAATCCGCAACGCCGGCCTCTACGACGCGATCTGGCAGGCCTTTGCCGTGCTGCTGCCGGTCCGCACCGTCGGCGTGATGGGCGATTACCGGACCTATGACAGCGTCTGTGCGGTGCGCGCGGTCACCTCGACCGACGGTATGACCGCCGACATCTACCCCTTCGACGCCGCTTTCCTCAGCCGCGTCGCGACCCGCATCATCAACGAGGTCAAGGGCATCAACCGGGTGGTCTATGACTATACCAGCAAGCCCCCCGGCACGATCGAGTGGGAATAA
- a CDS encoding CHAP domain-containing protein, with the protein MIGGFRVLFAAAMLALGAFSAVPATAGVLQCAPFAREVSGIEIFGNANTWWNQAAGRYDRGHEPRVGAVLSFASSRSMPVGHVAMVSKIVNDREVLLTHANWSYRGGVERNVRAIDVSPNNDWTDVRVWYGPIGDVGLRSNPTNGFIYADKPEIDQPVQIALADRATAGTDSAKGAF; encoded by the coding sequence ATGATCGGTGGTTTTCGCGTGCTGTTCGCAGCCGCCATGCTTGCGCTCGGTGCCTTCTCTGCCGTTCCCGCCACCGCCGGTGTCCTGCAATGCGCGCCCTTCGCCCGCGAAGTTTCTGGCATCGAGATTTTCGGCAATGCCAACACCTGGTGGAACCAGGCCGCCGGTCGCTACGACCGTGGTCATGAGCCCCGCGTCGGTGCCGTCCTTTCCTTCGCGTCCAGCCGTTCGATGCCGGTCGGCCATGTCGCCATGGTCAGCAAGATCGTCAATGATCGCGAAGTGCTGCTGACCCACGCCAACTGGTCCTATCGTGGCGGTGTCGAGCGCAATGTCCGCGCCATCGACGTGTCGCCCAACAATGACTGGACCGACGTGCGCGTATGGTATGGCCCGATCGGCGACGTTGGCCTGCGTTCGAACCCGACCAACGGCTTCATCTATGCCGACAAGCCGGAAATCGATCAGCCGGTCCAGATCGCCCTGGCCGATCGCGCCACCGCCGGCACCGACAGCGCCAAGGGTGCTTTCTGA
- a CDS encoding S1 family peptidase, protein MGRGGCGCLPWLLGLILLLAWLGEMQATSLQVEQYDPRSPRRPLPRGGEEQYIIEDRPGGPADAMGTAFAVDRSGVWMTAEHVTHGCSRVGLEQRGRALEVPRVIESRESDAAIIPRGPRSPAALPLRSGAPSPGSTGYHMGFPAGEPTLVLSELIGRAEARRGSSGIDQPVLVWAERGRLPEGDGTLSGISGGPVFSTDGRVVGINSASTDRRGRILTVAPDAMMRLTAASRAVGDQPVPYPFAGLTDAQERFANWLDDGVIRRIFCDVDDGRGG, encoded by the coding sequence ATGGGGCGTGGGGGCTGTGGCTGCCTGCCCTGGCTGCTGGGCCTGATCCTGCTGCTCGCCTGGCTGGGCGAGATGCAGGCCACGTCCTTGCAGGTCGAACAATATGATCCCCGCTCGCCCCGCCGCCCGCTGCCGCGCGGGGGCGAGGAACAATATATTATCGAGGATCGGCCCGGCGGCCCGGCCGACGCCATGGGCACGGCCTTTGCCGTCGATCGCAGCGGCGTGTGGATGACCGCCGAACATGTCACCCATGGCTGTTCGCGCGTCGGGCTGGAACAGCGCGGCCGCGCGCTGGAAGTGCCGCGCGTCATCGAAAGCCGGGAATCGGATGCCGCGATCATCCCACGCGGCCCCCGCAGCCCCGCCGCCCTGCCGCTGCGCAGCGGTGCGCCCTCGCCCGGCTCCACCGGCTATCATATGGGCTTTCCCGCCGGCGAACCGACATTGGTCCTGTCCGAACTGATCGGCCGGGCCGAAGCCCGGCGCGGCAGCAGCGGCATCGACCAGCCGGTGCTGGTCTGGGCCGAGCGTGGCCGCCTGCCCGAGGGCGACGGCACCCTGTCGGGGATCAGCGGCGGGCCGGTCTTCTCCACCGATGGCCGAGTGGTCGGCATCAACAGCGCATCGACCGACCGGCGCGGCCGCATCCTGACCGTCGCGCCCGACGCGATGATGCGCCTGACCGCCGCCAGCCGTGCCGTTGGCGACCAGCCGGTGCCCTATCCCTTTGCCGGGCTGACCGACGCGCAGGAACGTTTCGCCAACTGGCTGGACGATGGCGTCATCCGCCGCATCTTCTGCGATGTCGATGACGGGCGCGGCGGTTGA
- a CDS encoding dienelactone hydrolase family protein produces the protein MTTDRDDVPSPVERLAEDRNWIASTGLSRRHILAGGAFAAGFAAACQPVAASTIQTPADGLVEEAVLIPTSDGFAMPGFVARPADKKKAPVIVVVHEIFGVHEWVRDMCRRFAKAGYHAVAPDLFARHGDATKVSDFKQLVAEIVSKAPDAQVLSDIDATYAFAGAHGGDAARRGITGFCWGGRVVWLYAAHSAALDAGIAFYGRLVTQKNDLQTLSAIEEVGQLKAPVLGQYGELDKGIPQADVEAMRAALKTAGKSPPDAITVHAGADHGFMADYRPSYNEAAAKAAWNETIGWFDKYVKG, from the coding sequence ATGACCACCGATCGCGATGATGTGCCGTCCCCCGTCGAGCGGCTGGCGGAGGATCGCAACTGGATCGCCTCGACCGGGCTTAGCCGGCGTCACATTCTGGCCGGGGGCGCCTTCGCCGCCGGTTTTGCCGCCGCCTGCCAGCCGGTCGCGGCCAGCACCATCCAGACCCCGGCCGATGGGCTGGTGGAGGAAGCCGTCTTGATCCCGACCAGCGACGGTTTCGCCATGCCTGGCTTCGTCGCCCGGCCGGCGGACAAGAAGAAGGCGCCGGTGATCGTCGTCGTGCATGAGATTTTCGGCGTCCATGAATGGGTGCGCGACATGTGCCGGCGCTTCGCCAAAGCGGGCTATCATGCCGTCGCGCCGGATCTGTTCGCCCGCCATGGCGATGCGACCAAGGTCAGCGACTTCAAGCAGCTTGTCGCCGAAATCGTCAGCAAGGCACCGGACGCGCAGGTCCTGTCCGACATCGATGCCACCTATGCCTTTGCCGGCGCCCATGGCGGCGATGCGGCGCGACGCGGCATTACCGGCTTCTGCTGGGGTGGCCGGGTGGTCTGGCTCTATGCCGCGCACAGCGCCGCGCTCGACGCCGGCATCGCCTTCTATGGCCGGCTCGTGACCCAGAAGAACGACCTCCAGACCCTGTCGGCGATCGAGGAGGTGGGGCAGCTCAAGGCGCCGGTGCTCGGCCAATATGGCGAGCTGGACAAGGGCATACCGCAGGCCGATGTCGAAGCGATGCGCGCCGCGCTCAAGACGGCAGGCAAGTCGCCACCCGATGCGATCACCGTCCATGCCGGCGCCGACCATGGTTTCATGGCCGATTATCGGCCCAGCTATAATGAAGCAGCGGCGAAGGCCGCCTGGAATGAAACGATCGGCTGGTTCGACAAATATGTGAAGGGGTGA
- the recF gene encoding DNA replication/repair protein RecF (All proteins in this family for which functions are known are DNA-binding proteins that assist the filamentation of RecA onto DNA for the initiation of recombination or recombinational repair.), which translates to MIGRLTLSDFRNHADALIVPDQPFVLLTGDNGAGKTNILEAVSMLAPGRGLRGAALRAMARQDGGGSFGIAAEVDGVVLGTGVSADAPDRRQVRIGGVASSANALADHLSIVWLTPAMDRLFLDSPGGRRRFLDRLTLALHPGHAAHSARYEAAMRARNRLLTDLRRADPAWIGALEAQMDEHGTALAAARADLVARLNRQLVDQPDEPFARPLIRIAQEDGASDELLGQRLARERRRDAAAGRTLSGPHRHDLDVIHIAKNQAAALCSTGEQKALLLSILLAHAALVSADRGQPPVLLLDEVAAHLDPSRRAALFDRLRETGGQVWMTGTEDSLFNELNGATRLHVTAGHVFRSAA; encoded by the coding sequence ATGATCGGCCGCCTCACCCTGAGTGATTTCCGCAACCATGCGGACGCGCTGATCGTGCCCGACCAGCCATTCGTGCTGCTGACCGGCGACAATGGCGCGGGCAAGACCAACATATTGGAAGCGGTATCGATGCTGGCGCCCGGCCGGGGGTTGCGCGGCGCGGCACTGCGGGCGATGGCGCGGCAGGACGGCGGCGGCAGCTTTGGCATCGCGGCGGAGGTGGATGGCGTGGTGCTGGGCACTGGCGTCAGCGCGGATGCGCCCGACCGGCGGCAGGTGCGGATCGGCGGTGTCGCCTCGTCCGCCAATGCGCTGGCCGATCATCTCTCGATCGTCTGGCTGACGCCGGCGATGGACCGGCTGTTCCTCGACAGCCCCGGCGGTCGCCGGCGTTTCCTCGATCGTCTCACCCTGGCGCTCCATCCCGGCCATGCCGCGCACAGCGCCCGCTATGAGGCGGCGATGCGCGCGCGCAACCGGCTGCTGACCGATCTGCGCCGGGCGGACCCGGCCTGGATCGGCGCGCTGGAGGCGCAGATGGACGAGCATGGCACGGCGCTCGCCGCCGCCCGCGCCGACCTGGTCGCGCGCCTCAACCGGCAACTGGTCGATCAGCCCGACGAGCCCTTCGCCCGGCCCCTCATCCGAATCGCGCAGGAGGACGGCGCCAGCGACGAACTGCTCGGCCAGCGGCTTGCCCGTGAGCGGCGACGCGATGCCGCGGCCGGCCGCACCCTGTCGGGGCCGCATCGCCACGATCTGGATGTCATCCACATCGCCAAGAATCAGGCGGCGGCGCTCTGTTCGACCGGCGAGCAGAAGGCGCTGCTGCTTTCGATCCTGCTGGCGCATGCGGCTCTGGTGTCGGCCGATCGCGGCCAGCCGCCGGTGCTTCTGCTCGACGAAGTGGCGGCGCATCTCGACCCGTCGCGACGAGCTGCACTGTTCGATCGATTGCGGGAAACCGGCGGCCAGGTCTGGATGACTGGCACGGAAGATAGTCTTTTCAACGAGTTGAACGGTGCAACCCGGCTCCATGTAACGGCCGGGCATGTTTTTCGTTCCGCAGCATGA
- a CDS encoding CHAP domain-containing protein produces the protein MFRYVRWMALLSGLTAAPVLGASALQCVPYARIVSGVEIYGDALTWWDQAQDHYKRGSIPKKGAVLAFRPVGPMTLGHVAVVSRILDDRRVLIRHANWSSPGAIEEDVLAIDVSDAGDWSQVRVWHSPTGQMGARINPTFGFIYPAKAKLHPFTPDPALGSSLRYASVAAETGDGEDGAEVAPLPRAATRMASVQTHAMVAAVSPKPAAPRRKAAPRIEADPFIIEYADNSPSDRSLGDVIADVKRESLMN, from the coding sequence ATGTTTCGATATGTCCGCTGGATGGCTTTGCTGTCCGGCCTGACGGCGGCGCCCGTGCTGGGCGCCTCGGCGCTGCAGTGCGTTCCTTATGCGCGCATCGTGTCGGGCGTGGAAATCTATGGTGATGCGCTGACCTGGTGGGACCAGGCACAGGATCATTACAAGCGCGGCAGCATCCCCAAAAAGGGTGCAGTGCTGGCCTTCCGGCCCGTCGGGCCGATGACCCTGGGCCATGTCGCCGTGGTCAGCCGGATATTGGATGATCGCCGCGTGCTGATCCGCCACGCCAACTGGTCGTCGCCCGGCGCGATCGAGGAGGATGTGCTGGCGATCGACGTGTCGGACGCCGGCGACTGGAGCCAGGTGCGCGTCTGGCACAGCCCGACCGGCCAGATGGGCGCCCGCATCAACCCGACCTTCGGCTTCATCTATCCGGCCAAGGCGAAACTGCATCCCTTCACGCCCGATCCGGCGCTGGGCAGCAGCCTTCGCTATGCCAGCGTCGCGGCCGAGACAGGCGATGGTGAGGACGGTGCGGAGGTTGCGCCGCTGCCCAGGGCGGCGACACGGATGGCGTCGGTCCAGACGCATGCTATGGTGGCGGCGGTTTCGCCCAAGCCTGCTGCGCCCCGGCGCAAGGCGGCGCCCCGTATCGAGGCGGACCCGTTCATCATCGAATATGCGGACAACAGCCCGTCGGATCGCTCGCTGGGCGACGTCATCGCCGACGTGAAGCGCGAATCCCTGATGAACTGA
- a CDS encoding peroxiredoxin, which produces MKSAKIILALAAAALGTQGSMAALAVGAKAPEFTTRGALAGKTFTVTLSHQLKRGPVVLYFFPKAFTPGCSAEAREFAENIDKFKAAGATVIGMSADPVDDLVAFSTKECAGKFAVASAGPNIVSGYDVALKMRPGMTDRTSYVIAPSGRIAFVHSEMSYAGHVKSTLAAVEAMKQK; this is translated from the coding sequence ATGAAGAGCGCGAAGATCATCCTGGCCCTGGCGGCCGCAGCCCTGGGCACGCAGGGCAGCATGGCAGCACTGGCGGTGGGCGCCAAGGCGCCGGAATTCACCACGCGCGGCGCGCTGGCCGGCAAGACCTTCACCGTCACCCTGTCGCACCAGTTGAAGCGCGGGCCGGTGGTCCTCTATTTCTTCCCCAAGGCCTTCACGCCGGGCTGTTCGGCCGAGGCGCGCGAGTTCGCCGAGAATATCGACAAGTTCAAGGCGGCCGGCGCCACCGTGATCGGCATGTCGGCCGATCCGGTCGACGATCTGGTCGCCTTCTCCACCAAGGAATGCGCCGGCAAGTTCGCGGTCGCCTCGGCCGGGCCGAACATCGTGTCGGGCTATGATGTCGCGCTCAAGATGCGGCCGGGCATGACCGACCGGACCTCCTATGTGATTGCGCCGAGCGGCCGCATCGCCTTCGTCCATAGCGAGATGAGCTATGCCGGCCATGTGAAGAGCACGCTGGCTGCGGTCGAGGCGATGAAGCAGAAATAA